The following proteins come from a genomic window of Crassostrea angulata isolate pt1a10 chromosome 1, ASM2561291v2, whole genome shotgun sequence:
- the LOC128187897 gene encoding deleted in malignant brain tumors 1 protein-like isoform X1: MHRQVTVYACVFALGYLKECFTSNIAVRLVEGTSENEGRLEVNRLGSWGTVCDNNLNDKLAVVVCRSLGLPWATAEAYGGAVHGQGSGTIWLDNVYCIGSESNIGECSHRPWGFNNCNHGEDVSINCLPNDTAVRLVGGTTEYDGRLEIYKLGRWGTVCDNNLNHNLSVVVCRTLGLPWATSEAYGGAVFGRGSGTIWLDNVNCIGSESKIEECSHSPWGSNNCNHGDDISINCLPNNTFVRLVGGTTEYEGRLEVYRSGKWGTVCDDGLNDTLSVVVCRSLGLPWNASKAYGSAASGQGTGPIWLDDVKCLGSETGIEECSHNPWGSHNCNHGEDVSISCFPSTDIAVRLVGGTSENEGRLEVNRLGRWGTVCDNNLNDKLAVVVCRSLGLPWATSEAYGNAVHGQGSGAIWLYNVNCIGSESNIAECSYSPWGSNNCNHGDDISINCLPNNTFVRLVGGTTEYEGRLEVYKFGKWGTVCDDGLNDTLSVVVCRSLGLPWNASKAYGSAASGQGIGPIWLDDVKCLGSETGIDKCSHSPWGSHNCNHGEDVSISCFPSTDIAVRLVGGTSENEGRLEVNRLGRWGTVCDNNLNDKLAVVVCRSLGLPWATSEAYGNAVHGQGSGAIWLYNVNCIGSESNIAECSYSPWGSNNCNHGDDISINCLPNNTFVRLVGGTTEYEGRLEVYKFGKWGTVCDDGLNDTLSVVVCRSLGLPWATSEAYGGAVHGQGSGTIWLDDVYCIGSESNIGECSHSPWGSYDCNHGEDVSINCLPNDTAVRLVGGTTEYEGRLEIYKLGRWGTVCDNNLNHNLSVVVCRSLGLPWATSEAYGGAVFGRGSGTIWLDNVNCIGSESKIEECSHSPWGSNNCNHGDDISINCLPNNTFVRLVGGTTKYEGRLEVYRSGKWGTVCDDGLNDTLSVVVCRSLGLPWNASKAYGSAASGQGTGPIWLDDVKCLGSETGIDKCSHSPWGSHNCNHGEVVSISCFPSTDIAVRLVGGTTEYEGRLEVNRLGRWGTVCDNNLNDKLAVVVCRSLGLPWATSEAYGGAVFGRGSGTIWLDNVNCIGSESKIEECSHSPWGSNNCNHGDDISINCLPNNTFIRLVGGTTEYEGRLEVYKFGKWGTVCDDGLNDTLSVVVCRSLGLPWGASKAYSDASYGQGSGPILLDDVKCTGSESRIEDCSHSPWGSHNCGHGEDVSIKCVQSRGDTPGRVEAKQEWMYGANAIILISVLSILLGLTWLTIAVFVVYKKRRSNLHQSNTHGTQGFQLEVQSLTQHNDDADQTNPENVYSALGMTCQESSETPYEELKI; the protein is encoded by the exons ATGCACAGGCAAGTGACAGTCTACGCGTGTGTATTTGCGTTGGGGTatttaaaagaatgttttaCCTCTA ACATTGCTGTCCGACTTGTTGAAGGGACGAGTGAAAATGAAGGTCGATTAGAAGTGAACAGGTTGGGGAGTTGGGGAACAGTGTGTGATAATAATTTGAACGATAAACTGGCAGTTGTGGTGTGTCGATCTTTAGGCTTGCCTTG GGCAACAGCTGAGGCCTATGGCGGTGCTGTACATGGTCAAGGATCAGGTACAATCTGGTTAGACAATGTTTACTGTATAGGATCTGAGTCAAATATTGGAGAGTGTAGTCACAGACCCTGGGGGTTTAACAACTGCAACCATGGTGAGGATGTATCCATCAACTGCTTGCcaaatg ATACTGCTGTCCGACTTGTTGGAGGAACGACTGAATATGACGGTCGATTAGAAATTTACAAACTTGGAAGATGGGGAACAGTGTGTGATAATAATTTGAACCATAACCTGTCTGTTGTGGTGTGTCGAACATTGGGCTTGCCTTG GGCAACATCAGAGGCCTATGGCGGTGCTGTATTTGGTCGAGGATCAGGTACAATCTGGTTAGACAATGTTAACTGCATTGGATCTGAGTCCAAAATTGAAGAGTGTAGTCACAGTCCCTGGGGATCTAACAACTGTAACCATGGAGATGATATATCCATCAACTGCTTGCCCaaca ATACTTTTGTCCGACTTGTTGGAGGAACGACTGAATATGAAGGCCGATTAGAGGTTTACAGATCGGGAAAATGGGGAACAGTGTGTGATGATGGTTTAAATGATACACTATCTGTTGTGGTGTGTCGATCATTAGGCTTACCTTG GAATGCATCAAAAGCCTATGGTAGTGCTGCATCTGGACAGGGTACTGGTCCTATCTGGTTGGACGACGTCAAATGTCTGGGATCTGAGACAGGCATTGAGGAATGTAGTCACAATCCCTGGGGGTCTCATAACTGTAACCATGGAGAGGATGTCTCCATCAGCTGTTTCCCGTCAACAG ACATTGCTGTCCGACTTGTTGGAGGGACGAGTGAAAATGAAGGTCGATTAGAAGTGAACAGGTTGGGAAGATGGGGAACAGTGTGTGATAATAATTTGAACGATAAACTGGCAGTTGTGGTGTGTCGATCTTTAGGCTTGCCTTG GGCAACATCTGAGGCCTATGGCAATGCTGTACATGGTCAAGGATCAGGAGCAATCTGGTTATACAATGTTAACTGCATCGGATCTGAGTCAAACATTGCAGAGTGTAGTTACAGTCCCTGGGGATCTAATAACTGTAACCATGGAGATGATATATCCATCAACTGCTTGCCCAAta ATACCTTTGTCCGACTTGTTGGAGGAACGACTGAATATGAAGGTCGCTTAGAAGTTTACAAATTTGGAAAATGGGGAACAGTGTGTGATGATGGTTTAAATGATACACTATCTGTTGTGGTGTGTCGATCATTAGGCTTACCTTG GAATGCATCAAAAGCCTATGGTAGTGCTGCATCTGGACAGGGTATTGGTCCTATCTGGTTGGACGACGTCAAATGTCTGGGATCTGAGACAGGCATAGACAAGTGTAGTCACAGTCCCTGGGGGTCTCATAACTGTAACCATGGAGAGGATGTCTCCATCAGCTGTTTCCCGTCAACAG ACATTGCTGTCCGACTTGTTGGAGGGACGAGTGAAAATGAAGGTCGATTAGAAGTGAACAGGTTGGGAAGATGGGGAACAGTGTGTGATAATAATTTGAACGATAAACTGGCAGTTGTGGTGTGTCGATCTTTAGGCTTGCCTTG GGCAACATCTGAGGCCTATGGCAATGCTGTACATGGTCAAGGATCAGGAGCAATCTGGTTATACAATGTTAACTGCATCGGATCTGAGTCAAACATTGCAGAGTGTAGTTACAGTCCCTGGGGATCTAATAACTGTAACCATGGAGATGATATATCCATCAACTGCTTGCCCAAta ATACCTTTGTCCGACTTGTTGGAGGAACGACTGAATATGAAGGTCGCTTAGAAGTTTACAAATTTGGAAAATGGGGAACAGTGTGTGATGATGGTTTAAATGATACACTATCTGTTGTGGTGTGTCGATCATTAGGCTTACCTTG GGCAACATCTGAGGCCTATGGCGGTGCTGTACATGGTCAAGGATCAGGTACAATCTGGTTGGACGATGTTTACTGTATAGGATCTGAGTCAAATATTGGAGAGTGTAGTCACAGTCCCTGGGGGTCGTACGACTGCAACCATGGTGAGGATGTATCCATCAACTGCTTGCCAaatg ATACTGCTGTCCGACTTGTTGGAGGAACGACTGAATATGAAGGTCGATTAGAAATTTACAAACTTGGAAGATGGGGAACAGTGTGTGATAATAATTTGAACCATAACCTGTCTGTTGTGGTGTGTCGATCATTGGGCTTGCCTTG GGCAACATCAGAGGCCTATGGCGGTGCTGTATTTGGTCGAGGATCAGGTACAATCTGGTTAGACAATGTTAACTGCATTGGATCTGAGTCTAAAATTGAAGAGTGTAGTCACAGTCCGTGGGGATCTAACAACTGTAACCATGGAGATGATATATCCATCAACTGCTTGCCCaaca ATACTTTTGTCCGACTTGTTGGAGGAACGACTAAATATGAAGGCCGATTAGAGGTTTACAGATCGGGAAAATGGGGAACAGTGTGTGATGATGGTTTAAATGATACACTATCTGTTGTGGTGTGTCGATCATTAGGCTTACCTTG GAATGCATCAAAAGCCTATGGTAGTGCTGCATCTGGACAGGGTACTGGTCCTATCTGGTTGGACGACGTCAAATGTCTGGGATCTGAGACAGGCATAGACAAGTGTAGTCACAGTCCCTGGGGGTCTCATAACTGTAACCATGGAGAGGTTGTCTCCATCAGCTGTTTCCCGTCAACAG ACATTGCTGTCAGACTTGTTGGAGGGACGACTGAATATGAAGGTCGATTAGAAGTGAACAGGTTGGGAAGATGGGGAACAGTGTGTGATAATAATTTGAACGATAAACTGGCAGTTGTGGTGTGTCGATCATTGGGCTTGCCTTG GGCAACATCAGAGGCCTATGGCGGTGCTGTATTTGGTCGAGGATCAGGTACAATCTGGTTAGACAATGTTAACTGCATTGGATCTGAGTCTAAAATTGAAGAGTGTAGTCACAGTCCCTGGGGATCTAACAACTGTAACCATGGAGATGATATATCCATCAACTGCTTGCCCaaca ATACTTTTATCCGACTTGTTGGAGGAACGACTGAATATGAAGGTCGCTTAGAAGTTTACAAATTTGGAAAATGGGGAACAGTGTGTGATGATGGTTTAAATGATACACTATCTGTTGTGGTGTGTCGATCATTAGGCTTACCTTG GGGTGCATCAAAGGCTTATAGTGATGCTTCGTATGGACAGGGCTCAGGTCCTATCTTGTTAGACGATGTTAAATGTACTGGCTCTGAGTCCAGAATTGAGGATTGTAGTCACAGTCCCTGGGGTTCTCACAACTGTGGCCATGGAGAAGATGTCTCTATAAAATGTGTCCAATCCAGAG GTGATACACCTGGTAGAGTTGAAGCCAAAC aggaaTGGATGTATGGAGCCAATGCAATTATCCTTATATCAGTCCTGTCGATTCTTTTGGGCTTGACATGGCTAACCATAGCAGTCTTTGTCGTGTATAAAAAACGTCGTTCGAATTTACACCAAAGCAATACACATGGCACACAAGGTTTCCAGTTAGAGGTACAGAGCTTGACACAACATAATGACGATGCCGATCAGACTAACCCAGAAAACGTCTATTCAGCACTGGGTATGACATGTCAGGAATCTTCTGAAACCCCTTATGAggaattgaaaatataa
- the LOC128187897 gene encoding deleted in malignant brain tumors 1 protein-like isoform X2, with translation MHRQVTVYACVFALGYLKECFTSNIAVRLVEGTSENEGRLEVNRLGSWGTVCDNNLNDKLAVVVCRSLGLPWATAEAYGGAVHGQGSGTIWLDNVYCIGSESNIGECSHRPWGFNNCNHGEDVSINCLPNDTAVRLVGGTTEYDGRLEIYKLGRWGTVCDNNLNHNLSVVVCRTLGLPWATSEAYGGAVFGRGSGTIWLDNVNCIGSESKIEECSHSPWGSNNCNHGDDISINCLPNNTFVRLVGGTTEYEGRLEVYRSGKWGTVCDDGLNDTLSVVVCRSLGLPWNASKAYGSAASGQGTGPIWLDDVKCLGSETGIEECSHNPWGSHNCNHGEDVSISCFPSTDIAVRLVGGTSENEGRLEVNRLGRWGTVCDNNLNDKLAVVVCRSLGLPWATSEAYGNAVHGQGSGAIWLYNVNCIGSESNIAECSYSPWGSNNCNHGDDISINCLPNNTFVRLVGGTTEYEGRLEVYKFGKWGTVCDDGLNDTLSVVVCRSLGLPWNASKAYGSAASGQGIGPIWLDDVKCLGSETGIDKCSHSPWGSHNCNHGEDVSISCFPSTDIAVRLVGGTSENEGRLEVNRLGRWGTVCDNNLNDKLAVVVCRSLGLPWATSEAYGNAVHGQGSGAIWLYNVNCIGSESNIAECSYSPWGSNNCNHGDDISINCLPNNTFVRLVGGTTEYEGRLEVYKFGKWGTVCDDGLNDTLSVVVCRSLGLPWATSEAYGGAVHGQGSGTIWLDDVYCIGSESNIGECSHSPWGSYDCNHGEDVSINCLPNDTAVRLVGGTTEYEGRLEIYKLGRWGTVCDNNLNHNLSVVVCRSLGLPWATSEAYGGAVFGRGSGTIWLDNVNCIGSESKIEECSHSPWGSNNCNHGDDISINCLPNNTFVRLVGGTTKYEGRLEVYRSGKWGTVCDDGLNDTLSVVVCRSLGLPWNASKAYGSAASGQGTGPIWLDDVKCLGSETGIDKCSHSPWGSHNCNHGEVVSISCFPSTDIAVRLVGGTTEYEGRLEVNRLGRWGTVCDNNLNDKLAVVVCRSLGLPWATSEAYGGAVFGRGSGTIWLDNVNCIGSESKIEECSHSPWGSNNCNHGDDISINCLPNNTFIRLVGGTTEYEGRLEVYKFGKWGTVCDDGLNDTLSVVVCRSLGLPWGASKAYSDASYGQGSGPILLDDVKCTGSESRIEDCSHSPWGSHNCGHGEDVSIKCVQSREEWMYGANAIILISVLSILLGLTWLTIAVFVVYKKRRSNLHQSNTHGTQGFQLEVQSLTQHNDDADQTNPENVYSALGMTCQESSETPYEELKI, from the exons ATGCACAGGCAAGTGACAGTCTACGCGTGTGTATTTGCGTTGGGGTatttaaaagaatgttttaCCTCTA ACATTGCTGTCCGACTTGTTGAAGGGACGAGTGAAAATGAAGGTCGATTAGAAGTGAACAGGTTGGGGAGTTGGGGAACAGTGTGTGATAATAATTTGAACGATAAACTGGCAGTTGTGGTGTGTCGATCTTTAGGCTTGCCTTG GGCAACAGCTGAGGCCTATGGCGGTGCTGTACATGGTCAAGGATCAGGTACAATCTGGTTAGACAATGTTTACTGTATAGGATCTGAGTCAAATATTGGAGAGTGTAGTCACAGACCCTGGGGGTTTAACAACTGCAACCATGGTGAGGATGTATCCATCAACTGCTTGCcaaatg ATACTGCTGTCCGACTTGTTGGAGGAACGACTGAATATGACGGTCGATTAGAAATTTACAAACTTGGAAGATGGGGAACAGTGTGTGATAATAATTTGAACCATAACCTGTCTGTTGTGGTGTGTCGAACATTGGGCTTGCCTTG GGCAACATCAGAGGCCTATGGCGGTGCTGTATTTGGTCGAGGATCAGGTACAATCTGGTTAGACAATGTTAACTGCATTGGATCTGAGTCCAAAATTGAAGAGTGTAGTCACAGTCCCTGGGGATCTAACAACTGTAACCATGGAGATGATATATCCATCAACTGCTTGCCCaaca ATACTTTTGTCCGACTTGTTGGAGGAACGACTGAATATGAAGGCCGATTAGAGGTTTACAGATCGGGAAAATGGGGAACAGTGTGTGATGATGGTTTAAATGATACACTATCTGTTGTGGTGTGTCGATCATTAGGCTTACCTTG GAATGCATCAAAAGCCTATGGTAGTGCTGCATCTGGACAGGGTACTGGTCCTATCTGGTTGGACGACGTCAAATGTCTGGGATCTGAGACAGGCATTGAGGAATGTAGTCACAATCCCTGGGGGTCTCATAACTGTAACCATGGAGAGGATGTCTCCATCAGCTGTTTCCCGTCAACAG ACATTGCTGTCCGACTTGTTGGAGGGACGAGTGAAAATGAAGGTCGATTAGAAGTGAACAGGTTGGGAAGATGGGGAACAGTGTGTGATAATAATTTGAACGATAAACTGGCAGTTGTGGTGTGTCGATCTTTAGGCTTGCCTTG GGCAACATCTGAGGCCTATGGCAATGCTGTACATGGTCAAGGATCAGGAGCAATCTGGTTATACAATGTTAACTGCATCGGATCTGAGTCAAACATTGCAGAGTGTAGTTACAGTCCCTGGGGATCTAATAACTGTAACCATGGAGATGATATATCCATCAACTGCTTGCCCAAta ATACCTTTGTCCGACTTGTTGGAGGAACGACTGAATATGAAGGTCGCTTAGAAGTTTACAAATTTGGAAAATGGGGAACAGTGTGTGATGATGGTTTAAATGATACACTATCTGTTGTGGTGTGTCGATCATTAGGCTTACCTTG GAATGCATCAAAAGCCTATGGTAGTGCTGCATCTGGACAGGGTATTGGTCCTATCTGGTTGGACGACGTCAAATGTCTGGGATCTGAGACAGGCATAGACAAGTGTAGTCACAGTCCCTGGGGGTCTCATAACTGTAACCATGGAGAGGATGTCTCCATCAGCTGTTTCCCGTCAACAG ACATTGCTGTCCGACTTGTTGGAGGGACGAGTGAAAATGAAGGTCGATTAGAAGTGAACAGGTTGGGAAGATGGGGAACAGTGTGTGATAATAATTTGAACGATAAACTGGCAGTTGTGGTGTGTCGATCTTTAGGCTTGCCTTG GGCAACATCTGAGGCCTATGGCAATGCTGTACATGGTCAAGGATCAGGAGCAATCTGGTTATACAATGTTAACTGCATCGGATCTGAGTCAAACATTGCAGAGTGTAGTTACAGTCCCTGGGGATCTAATAACTGTAACCATGGAGATGATATATCCATCAACTGCTTGCCCAAta ATACCTTTGTCCGACTTGTTGGAGGAACGACTGAATATGAAGGTCGCTTAGAAGTTTACAAATTTGGAAAATGGGGAACAGTGTGTGATGATGGTTTAAATGATACACTATCTGTTGTGGTGTGTCGATCATTAGGCTTACCTTG GGCAACATCTGAGGCCTATGGCGGTGCTGTACATGGTCAAGGATCAGGTACAATCTGGTTGGACGATGTTTACTGTATAGGATCTGAGTCAAATATTGGAGAGTGTAGTCACAGTCCCTGGGGGTCGTACGACTGCAACCATGGTGAGGATGTATCCATCAACTGCTTGCCAaatg ATACTGCTGTCCGACTTGTTGGAGGAACGACTGAATATGAAGGTCGATTAGAAATTTACAAACTTGGAAGATGGGGAACAGTGTGTGATAATAATTTGAACCATAACCTGTCTGTTGTGGTGTGTCGATCATTGGGCTTGCCTTG GGCAACATCAGAGGCCTATGGCGGTGCTGTATTTGGTCGAGGATCAGGTACAATCTGGTTAGACAATGTTAACTGCATTGGATCTGAGTCTAAAATTGAAGAGTGTAGTCACAGTCCGTGGGGATCTAACAACTGTAACCATGGAGATGATATATCCATCAACTGCTTGCCCaaca ATACTTTTGTCCGACTTGTTGGAGGAACGACTAAATATGAAGGCCGATTAGAGGTTTACAGATCGGGAAAATGGGGAACAGTGTGTGATGATGGTTTAAATGATACACTATCTGTTGTGGTGTGTCGATCATTAGGCTTACCTTG GAATGCATCAAAAGCCTATGGTAGTGCTGCATCTGGACAGGGTACTGGTCCTATCTGGTTGGACGACGTCAAATGTCTGGGATCTGAGACAGGCATAGACAAGTGTAGTCACAGTCCCTGGGGGTCTCATAACTGTAACCATGGAGAGGTTGTCTCCATCAGCTGTTTCCCGTCAACAG ACATTGCTGTCAGACTTGTTGGAGGGACGACTGAATATGAAGGTCGATTAGAAGTGAACAGGTTGGGAAGATGGGGAACAGTGTGTGATAATAATTTGAACGATAAACTGGCAGTTGTGGTGTGTCGATCATTGGGCTTGCCTTG GGCAACATCAGAGGCCTATGGCGGTGCTGTATTTGGTCGAGGATCAGGTACAATCTGGTTAGACAATGTTAACTGCATTGGATCTGAGTCTAAAATTGAAGAGTGTAGTCACAGTCCCTGGGGATCTAACAACTGTAACCATGGAGATGATATATCCATCAACTGCTTGCCCaaca ATACTTTTATCCGACTTGTTGGAGGAACGACTGAATATGAAGGTCGCTTAGAAGTTTACAAATTTGGAAAATGGGGAACAGTGTGTGATGATGGTTTAAATGATACACTATCTGTTGTGGTGTGTCGATCATTAGGCTTACCTTG GGGTGCATCAAAGGCTTATAGTGATGCTTCGTATGGACAGGGCTCAGGTCCTATCTTGTTAGACGATGTTAAATGTACTGGCTCTGAGTCCAGAATTGAGGATTGTAGTCACAGTCCCTGGGGTTCTCACAACTGTGGCCATGGAGAAGATGTCTCTATAAAATGTGTCCAATCCAGAG aggaaTGGATGTATGGAGCCAATGCAATTATCCTTATATCAGTCCTGTCGATTCTTTTGGGCTTGACATGGCTAACCATAGCAGTCTTTGTCGTGTATAAAAAACGTCGTTCGAATTTACACCAAAGCAATACACATGGCACACAAGGTTTCCAGTTAGAGGTACAGAGCTTGACACAACATAATGACGATGCCGATCAGACTAACCCAGAAAACGTCTATTCAGCACTGGGTATGACATGTCAGGAATCTTCTGAAACCCCTTATGAggaattgaaaatataa